A window from Citrus sinensis cultivar Valencia sweet orange chromosome 3, DVS_A1.0, whole genome shotgun sequence encodes these proteins:
- the LOC102615145 gene encoding disease resistance-like protein DSC1 has product MLQSLPALPPHLVMFDARNCKRLQSLPELPSCLEELGASVLETPSNHTSESNMFLSPFIFVNCLKLNQNQSIWADMQQRIQQVTIASLRLFCEKEFDKPHGISFCLPGSEIPEWFSNRSLGSSITIQLPHRCGNKLFIGFAIGAVIEIDSDHDNTSCFFRVGCKFGSNHQYFFELFDNAGFNSNHVMLGLYPCRNIGIGLPDGVNRGHQAAAAISFDFLIQYWSDFGKGRHKVNCCGVSPVYANPNQAKPNAFTFQLGASCEDVLDNAEIVGGSDHEDEEESIRREQQFNGLRWQTSIFSQILKNVCCFDNDP; this is encoded by the exons ATGCTTCAATCGTTACCAGCGCTTCCACCGCATTTGGTGATGTTTGATGCAAGGAATTGCAAGCGGCTCCAATCTTTGCCAGAACTTCCATCATGTCTAGAAGAACTGGGTGCATCCGTTCTGGAAACACCATCCAATCATACCAGTGAAAGCAACATGTTCCTGTCGCCgtttatatttgttaattgcCTGAAGctgaatcaaaatcaaagtaTTTGGGCAGATATGCAGCAAAGAATTCAGCAAGTGACAATTGCATCACTGAGACTATTCTGTGAAAAG gaatttgataagCCGCACGGCATCAGCTTTTGTTTACCAGGAAGTGAAATCCCAGAGTGGTTCAGCAATCGATCTTTGGGATCTTCAATAACTATTCAACTGCCACATCGCTGTGGCAACAAACTCTTCATCGGGTTTGCGATTGGTGCGGTTATTGAAATTGATTCCGATCACGATAATACCTCATGTTTCTTCAGAGTGGGATGTAAGTTCGGTTCTAATCATCAGTACTTTTTCGAGTTGTTTGACAACGCGGGCTTTAACTCAAATCATGTCATGCTTGGATTATACCCTTGTCGGAATATTGGGATTGGGCTGCCAGATGGAGTCAATAGAGGCCACCAGGCAGCTGCTGCAATTTCATTTGACTTCCTAATCCAGTATTGGTCAGATTTCGGCAAAGGCCGCCACAAGGTGAACTGCTGTGGGGTGAGTCCAGTATACGCAAATCCTAACCAGGCCAAACCCAACGCCTTCACTTTCCAACTTGGTGCCAGCTGTGAAGATGTTCTTGATAATGCTGAAATTGTCGGCGGATCTGATCACGAGGATGAAGAGGAGTCAATTCGCAGAGAGCAGCAATTCAATGGTCTTCGATGGCAAACTTCCATattctctcaaattttaaaaaatgtttgttgTTTTGATAATGACCCGTGA
- the LOC102615421 gene encoding beta-galactosidase 10-like isoform X2, protein MKRMKILPVRLIVLFIFSSFSCFNSFCLAANVTYDHRSLIIHGRRKLFLSASIHYPRSVPAMWPELIQAAKEGGLNTIESYVFWSGHELSPGKYSFEGRYDLVKFVKTVQQAGMYMILRIGPFVAAEYNYGGVPVWLHYIPGSVFRSYSKPFMSYMQKFMTLIVDMMKKEKLFASQGGPIILAQVENEYQWYEQFYKGGKEYAMWAASMAVSQNTGVPWIMCQQYDAPDPVIDTCNSFYCDQFTPHSSKMPKIWTENWPGWFKKFGAPDPHRPHQDVAFSVARFIQKGGSVHNYYMYHGGTNFGRTSGDFVTTSYDYDAPIDEYGLPRNPKWGHLKELHEAIMLCEGVLLNSDPINLSLGPSQEADVYADSTGACAAFLANTDNATDIMVVFRNVSYFLPAWSVSILPDCKNVAFNTAKVSTQTSIIEMVPEYLQQSDSSADEGSKALQWDVFKAMTGIWGEANFVKSGLVDHLNTTKDTTDYLWYTTSIIVNEDEEFLRTGSQPALLIESKGHTLHAFINQELVQGNTTYSTGTLVFNFTVPIPLKAGKNKIDILSMTVGMPSAGPFYEWTGTGLTGVKIKGFNNGTLDLSSYNWTYKIGVQGQDLSIYNPDNLTNVNWTPTSEPPRNQPLTWYKAVVNEPVGDEPIGLDMLHMGKGQAWLNGEPIGRYWDKRSSIDDHCIQECDYRGTFNQQKCLTGCGEPTQRWYHIPRSWFKPSRNILVIFEEKGGDPTRIRFSRRNISSICGLVTANEDGNESSNSNAAVHLKCPKNRSISTVKFASFGTPTGKCGSFSMGDCHDPNSTPVVEKACLNKNKCAIELTEANFNEGLCPDATKKLAVEVMCS, encoded by the exons atgAAGCGAATGAAAATATTACCAGTTAGGCTTATTGTTTTGTTCATCTTCTCCTCCTTCAGCTGCTTCAACTCATTTTGTCTAGCAGCAAATGTAACGTATGATCATCGCTCTTTAATCATTCACGGCCGGCGAAAGCTTTTCCTTTCTGCTTCCATTCATTATCCTCGCAGCGTTCCTGCA ATGTGGCCGGAGCTTATTCAAGCAGCAAAAGAAGGTGGCTTAAACACGATTGAATCCTATGTGTTTTGGAGTGGTCACGAGCTTTCTCCAGGCAaa TATTCTTTCGAGGGAAGATATGATCTGGTCAAGTTTGTGAAGACTGTTCAGCAAGCTGGGATGTATATGATTCTGCGTATTGGTCCATTTGTTGCTGCTGAGTACAATTATGG AGGCGTACCGGTTTGGTTGCACTACATTCCTGGCAGTGTCTTCCGGTCGTATAGTAAGCCATTCATG TCTTACATGCAAAAGTTCATGACACTAATAGTGGACATGATGAAGAAGGAAAAACTTTTTGCATCACAAGGAGGTCCCATCATTCTGGCGCAG GTTGAAAATGAATATCAATGGTATGAACAATTTTATAAAGGAGGAAAGGAATATGCGATGTGGGCTGCTAGTATGGCTGTTTCTCAAAATACGGGAGTGCCCTGGATTATGTGCCAACAATATGATGCTCCTGACCCCGTG ATAgatacttgtaactccttcTACTGTGACCAATTCACGCCTCATTCATCAAAAATGCCCAAAATTTGGACTGAGAATTGGCCTGGATG gtttaaaaaatttggggCACCAGATCCTCACAGGCCGCATCAGGATGTTGCCTTCTCTGTTGCTCGTTTTATCCAAAAAGGTGGCAGTGTACACAACTACTATATG TATCATGGTGGAACAAATTTTGGTCGCACATCAGGAGATTTTGTTACAACAAGTTATGACTATGATGCACCAATTGATGAATATG GCTTACCAAGGAATCCAAAGTGGGGACACCTTAAAGAACTTCATGAAGCTATAATGCTATGTGAAGGTGTATTGCTCAACAGTGACCCTATCAACTTATCACTAGGCCCTTCCCAAGAG GCCGATGTCTACGCTGATTCCACTGGAGCTTGTGCTGCATTTCTTGCTAACACAGATAATGCAACTGACATAATGGTTGTGTTTAGAAATGTGTCATATTTCTTGCCTGCATGGTCAGTTAGCATTCTCCCAGACTGCAAGAATGTAGCATTTAACACTGCAAAA GTAAGTACTCAAACGTCGATAATTGAAATGGTACCAGAGTATTTGCAGCAGTCAGATTCATCAGCGGATGAAGGTTCTAAAGCTCTACAATGGGATGTATTTAAGGCGATGACTGGGATATGGGGGGAAGCTAACTTTGTTAAAAGTGGTCTTGTGGATCATCTCAATACCACAAAAGATACTACTGACTATCTTTGGTACACAACAAG CATAATTGTTAACGAAGATGAAGAGTTCTTAAGGACAGGAAGCCAGCCGGCTCTTCTAATTGAATCAAAGGGTCATACACTTCATGCTTTCATCAATCAGGAACTTGTTCAAG GAAATACTACATATTCAACTGGCACACTCGTCTTCAATTTCACGGTTCCCATCCCTCTCAAAGCAGGgaagaataaaattgatatattaagCATGACGGTTGGCATGCCA AGTGCAGGACCATTTTATGAGTGGACAGGAACAGGATTAACCGGTGTTAAGATCAAGGGTTTCAACAACGGGACACTGGATTTGTCTTCATATAATTGGACCTATAAG ATAGGAGTGCAAGGACAAGACCTTAGTATATATAATCCTGATAATTTGACTAATGTAAATTGGACACCAACTTCAGAACCGCCAAGAAATCAGCCTCTCACATGGTATAAG GCTGTTGTGAATGAACCGGTCGGGGATGAACCCATTGGTTTAGATATGCTTCATATGGGGAAAGGCCAAGCTTGGCTAAACGGTGAACCGATTGGAAGATACTGGGATAAGAGAAGTTCTATTGATGATCATTGTATTCAGGAATGCGATTACAGGGGCACATTCAACCAACAAAAATGCCTAACTGGTTGCGGGGAACCAACACAAAGATG GTACCATATTCCCCGGTCTTGGTTCAAGCCATCCCGAAACATTCTGGTGATTTTCGAGGAGAAAGGTGGAGATCCAACGAGAATCAGGTTCTCGCGGCGTAATATCTCAAGCATTTGCGGTCTTGTTACTGCGAATGAAGATGGAAATGAAAGCAGCAATAGTAATGCAGCTGTTCACCTCAAGTGCCCTAAGAACCGTAGCATCTCTACTGTAAAATTTGCAAGCTTTGGAACTCCAACAGGAAAATGCGGTTCCTTCAGCATGGGGGATTGCCACGATCCTAATTCTACTCCTGTTGTTGAGAAG GCTTGTCTCAACAAAAACAAGTGTGCCATAGAACTAACTGAAGCAAATTTCAACGAGGGTTTGTGTCCTGATGCAACTAAGAAACTTGCAGTGGAAGTAATGTGCAGCTGA
- the LOC102615421 gene encoding beta-galactosidase 10-like isoform X1, whose translation MKRMKILPVRLIVLFIFSSFSCFNSFCLAANVTYDHRSLIIHGRRKLFLSASIHYPRSVPAMWPELIQAAKEGGLNTIESYVFWSGHELSPGKYSFEGRYDLVKFVKTVQQAGMYMILRIGPFVAAEYNYGGVPVWLHYIPGSVFRSYSKPFMSYMQKFMTLIVDMMKKEKLFASQGGPIILAQVENEYQWYEQFYKGGKEYAMWAASMAVSQNTGVPWIMCQQYDAPDPVIDTCNSFYCDQFTPHSSKMPKIWTENWPGWFKKFGAPDPHRPHQDVAFSVARFIQKGGSVHNYYMYHGGTNFGRTSGDFVTTSYDYDAPIDEYGLPRNPKWGHLKELHEAIMLCEGVLLNSDPINLSLGPSQEADVYADSTGACAAFLANTDNATDIMVVFRNVSYFLPAWSVSILPDCKNVAFNTAKVSTQTSIIEMVPEYLQQSDSSADEGSKALQWDVFKAMTGIWGEANFVKSGLVDHLNTTKDTTDYLWYTTSIIVNEDEEFLRTGSQPALLIESKGHTLHAFINQELVQAYSGNTTYSTGTLVFNFTVPIPLKAGKNKIDILSMTVGMPSAGPFYEWTGTGLTGVKIKGFNNGTLDLSSYNWTYKIGVQGQDLSIYNPDNLTNVNWTPTSEPPRNQPLTWYKAVVNEPVGDEPIGLDMLHMGKGQAWLNGEPIGRYWDKRSSIDDHCIQECDYRGTFNQQKCLTGCGEPTQRWYHIPRSWFKPSRNILVIFEEKGGDPTRIRFSRRNISSICGLVTANEDGNESSNSNAAVHLKCPKNRSISTVKFASFGTPTGKCGSFSMGDCHDPNSTPVVEKACLNKNKCAIELTEANFNEGLCPDATKKLAVEVMCS comes from the exons atgAAGCGAATGAAAATATTACCAGTTAGGCTTATTGTTTTGTTCATCTTCTCCTCCTTCAGCTGCTTCAACTCATTTTGTCTAGCAGCAAATGTAACGTATGATCATCGCTCTTTAATCATTCACGGCCGGCGAAAGCTTTTCCTTTCTGCTTCCATTCATTATCCTCGCAGCGTTCCTGCA ATGTGGCCGGAGCTTATTCAAGCAGCAAAAGAAGGTGGCTTAAACACGATTGAATCCTATGTGTTTTGGAGTGGTCACGAGCTTTCTCCAGGCAaa TATTCTTTCGAGGGAAGATATGATCTGGTCAAGTTTGTGAAGACTGTTCAGCAAGCTGGGATGTATATGATTCTGCGTATTGGTCCATTTGTTGCTGCTGAGTACAATTATGG AGGCGTACCGGTTTGGTTGCACTACATTCCTGGCAGTGTCTTCCGGTCGTATAGTAAGCCATTCATG TCTTACATGCAAAAGTTCATGACACTAATAGTGGACATGATGAAGAAGGAAAAACTTTTTGCATCACAAGGAGGTCCCATCATTCTGGCGCAG GTTGAAAATGAATATCAATGGTATGAACAATTTTATAAAGGAGGAAAGGAATATGCGATGTGGGCTGCTAGTATGGCTGTTTCTCAAAATACGGGAGTGCCCTGGATTATGTGCCAACAATATGATGCTCCTGACCCCGTG ATAgatacttgtaactccttcTACTGTGACCAATTCACGCCTCATTCATCAAAAATGCCCAAAATTTGGACTGAGAATTGGCCTGGATG gtttaaaaaatttggggCACCAGATCCTCACAGGCCGCATCAGGATGTTGCCTTCTCTGTTGCTCGTTTTATCCAAAAAGGTGGCAGTGTACACAACTACTATATG TATCATGGTGGAACAAATTTTGGTCGCACATCAGGAGATTTTGTTACAACAAGTTATGACTATGATGCACCAATTGATGAATATG GCTTACCAAGGAATCCAAAGTGGGGACACCTTAAAGAACTTCATGAAGCTATAATGCTATGTGAAGGTGTATTGCTCAACAGTGACCCTATCAACTTATCACTAGGCCCTTCCCAAGAG GCCGATGTCTACGCTGATTCCACTGGAGCTTGTGCTGCATTTCTTGCTAACACAGATAATGCAACTGACATAATGGTTGTGTTTAGAAATGTGTCATATTTCTTGCCTGCATGGTCAGTTAGCATTCTCCCAGACTGCAAGAATGTAGCATTTAACACTGCAAAA GTAAGTACTCAAACGTCGATAATTGAAATGGTACCAGAGTATTTGCAGCAGTCAGATTCATCAGCGGATGAAGGTTCTAAAGCTCTACAATGGGATGTATTTAAGGCGATGACTGGGATATGGGGGGAAGCTAACTTTGTTAAAAGTGGTCTTGTGGATCATCTCAATACCACAAAAGATACTACTGACTATCTTTGGTACACAACAAG CATAATTGTTAACGAAGATGAAGAGTTCTTAAGGACAGGAAGCCAGCCGGCTCTTCTAATTGAATCAAAGGGTCATACACTTCATGCTTTCATCAATCAGGAACTTGTTCAAG CTTATTCAGGAAATACTACATATTCAACTGGCACACTCGTCTTCAATTTCACGGTTCCCATCCCTCTCAAAGCAGGgaagaataaaattgatatattaagCATGACGGTTGGCATGCCA AGTGCAGGACCATTTTATGAGTGGACAGGAACAGGATTAACCGGTGTTAAGATCAAGGGTTTCAACAACGGGACACTGGATTTGTCTTCATATAATTGGACCTATAAG ATAGGAGTGCAAGGACAAGACCTTAGTATATATAATCCTGATAATTTGACTAATGTAAATTGGACACCAACTTCAGAACCGCCAAGAAATCAGCCTCTCACATGGTATAAG GCTGTTGTGAATGAACCGGTCGGGGATGAACCCATTGGTTTAGATATGCTTCATATGGGGAAAGGCCAAGCTTGGCTAAACGGTGAACCGATTGGAAGATACTGGGATAAGAGAAGTTCTATTGATGATCATTGTATTCAGGAATGCGATTACAGGGGCACATTCAACCAACAAAAATGCCTAACTGGTTGCGGGGAACCAACACAAAGATG GTACCATATTCCCCGGTCTTGGTTCAAGCCATCCCGAAACATTCTGGTGATTTTCGAGGAGAAAGGTGGAGATCCAACGAGAATCAGGTTCTCGCGGCGTAATATCTCAAGCATTTGCGGTCTTGTTACTGCGAATGAAGATGGAAATGAAAGCAGCAATAGTAATGCAGCTGTTCACCTCAAGTGCCCTAAGAACCGTAGCATCTCTACTGTAAAATTTGCAAGCTTTGGAACTCCAACAGGAAAATGCGGTTCCTTCAGCATGGGGGATTGCCACGATCCTAATTCTACTCCTGTTGTTGAGAAG GCTTGTCTCAACAAAAACAAGTGTGCCATAGAACTAACTGAAGCAAATTTCAACGAGGGTTTGTGTCCTGATGCAACTAAGAAACTTGCAGTGGAAGTAATGTGCAGCTGA
- the LOC102615421 gene encoding beta-galactosidase 3-like isoform X3 → MQKFMTLIVDMMKKEKLFASQGGPIILAQVENEYQWYEQFYKGGKEYAMWAASMAVSQNTGVPWIMCQQYDAPDPVIDTCNSFYCDQFTPHSSKMPKIWTENWPGWFKKFGAPDPHRPHQDVAFSVARFIQKGGSVHNYYMYHGGTNFGRTSGDFVTTSYDYDAPIDEYGLPRNPKWGHLKELHEAIMLCEGVLLNSDPINLSLGPSQEADVYADSTGACAAFLANTDNATDIMVVFRNVSYFLPAWSVSILPDCKNVAFNTAKVSTQTSIIEMVPEYLQQSDSSADEGSKALQWDVFKAMTGIWGEANFVKSGLVDHLNTTKDTTDYLWYTTSIIVNEDEEFLRTGSQPALLIESKGHTLHAFINQELVQAYSGNTTYSTGTLVFNFTVPIPLKAGKNKIDILSMTVGMPSAGPFYEWTGTGLTGVKIKGFNNGTLDLSSYNWTYKIGVQGQDLSIYNPDNLTNVNWTPTSEPPRNQPLTWYKAVVNEPVGDEPIGLDMLHMGKGQAWLNGEPIGRYWDKRSSIDDHCIQECDYRGTFNQQKCLTGCGEPTQRWYHIPRSWFKPSRNILVIFEEKGGDPTRIRFSRRNISSICGLVTANEDGNESSNSNAAVHLKCPKNRSISTVKFASFGTPTGKCGSFSMGDCHDPNSTPVVEKACLNKNKCAIELTEANFNEGLCPDATKKLAVEVMCS, encoded by the exons ATGCAAAAGTTCATGACACTAATAGTGGACATGATGAAGAAGGAAAAACTTTTTGCATCACAAGGAGGTCCCATCATTCTGGCGCAG GTTGAAAATGAATATCAATGGTATGAACAATTTTATAAAGGAGGAAAGGAATATGCGATGTGGGCTGCTAGTATGGCTGTTTCTCAAAATACGGGAGTGCCCTGGATTATGTGCCAACAATATGATGCTCCTGACCCCGTG ATAgatacttgtaactccttcTACTGTGACCAATTCACGCCTCATTCATCAAAAATGCCCAAAATTTGGACTGAGAATTGGCCTGGATG gtttaaaaaatttggggCACCAGATCCTCACAGGCCGCATCAGGATGTTGCCTTCTCTGTTGCTCGTTTTATCCAAAAAGGTGGCAGTGTACACAACTACTATATG TATCATGGTGGAACAAATTTTGGTCGCACATCAGGAGATTTTGTTACAACAAGTTATGACTATGATGCACCAATTGATGAATATG GCTTACCAAGGAATCCAAAGTGGGGACACCTTAAAGAACTTCATGAAGCTATAATGCTATGTGAAGGTGTATTGCTCAACAGTGACCCTATCAACTTATCACTAGGCCCTTCCCAAGAG GCCGATGTCTACGCTGATTCCACTGGAGCTTGTGCTGCATTTCTTGCTAACACAGATAATGCAACTGACATAATGGTTGTGTTTAGAAATGTGTCATATTTCTTGCCTGCATGGTCAGTTAGCATTCTCCCAGACTGCAAGAATGTAGCATTTAACACTGCAAAA GTAAGTACTCAAACGTCGATAATTGAAATGGTACCAGAGTATTTGCAGCAGTCAGATTCATCAGCGGATGAAGGTTCTAAAGCTCTACAATGGGATGTATTTAAGGCGATGACTGGGATATGGGGGGAAGCTAACTTTGTTAAAAGTGGTCTTGTGGATCATCTCAATACCACAAAAGATACTACTGACTATCTTTGGTACACAACAAG CATAATTGTTAACGAAGATGAAGAGTTCTTAAGGACAGGAAGCCAGCCGGCTCTTCTAATTGAATCAAAGGGTCATACACTTCATGCTTTCATCAATCAGGAACTTGTTCAAG CTTATTCAGGAAATACTACATATTCAACTGGCACACTCGTCTTCAATTTCACGGTTCCCATCCCTCTCAAAGCAGGgaagaataaaattgatatattaagCATGACGGTTGGCATGCCA AGTGCAGGACCATTTTATGAGTGGACAGGAACAGGATTAACCGGTGTTAAGATCAAGGGTTTCAACAACGGGACACTGGATTTGTCTTCATATAATTGGACCTATAAG ATAGGAGTGCAAGGACAAGACCTTAGTATATATAATCCTGATAATTTGACTAATGTAAATTGGACACCAACTTCAGAACCGCCAAGAAATCAGCCTCTCACATGGTATAAG GCTGTTGTGAATGAACCGGTCGGGGATGAACCCATTGGTTTAGATATGCTTCATATGGGGAAAGGCCAAGCTTGGCTAAACGGTGAACCGATTGGAAGATACTGGGATAAGAGAAGTTCTATTGATGATCATTGTATTCAGGAATGCGATTACAGGGGCACATTCAACCAACAAAAATGCCTAACTGGTTGCGGGGAACCAACACAAAGATG GTACCATATTCCCCGGTCTTGGTTCAAGCCATCCCGAAACATTCTGGTGATTTTCGAGGAGAAAGGTGGAGATCCAACGAGAATCAGGTTCTCGCGGCGTAATATCTCAAGCATTTGCGGTCTTGTTACTGCGAATGAAGATGGAAATGAAAGCAGCAATAGTAATGCAGCTGTTCACCTCAAGTGCCCTAAGAACCGTAGCATCTCTACTGTAAAATTTGCAAGCTTTGGAACTCCAACAGGAAAATGCGGTTCCTTCAGCATGGGGGATTGCCACGATCCTAATTCTACTCCTGTTGTTGAGAAG GCTTGTCTCAACAAAAACAAGTGTGCCATAGAACTAACTGAAGCAAATTTCAACGAGGGTTTGTGTCCTGATGCAACTAAGAAACTTGCAGTGGAAGTAATGTGCAGCTGA
- the LOC102627556 gene encoding putative F-box/FBD/LRR-repeat protein At1g78760 isoform X1: MVVCLESPKCREDDGDRLCSLPEPVIHQIFSFMETIDVVRASAVSRKWRYLWLSVPYLSFDMSTISSNPQEIWSHEKFKDFVNWVLLSQSGSVSIQRFRLYCLSYANDYTVYRWVCAVARRNVQVFDLTVYGEVTELPHCLVTCESLEALKLACWQLRMCVLKLPFSVGFSRLKSLDLHNVEFLDHNLLHKFVSSRRLLEKLILKSCSFRDFKILDISSTSLKSLTLDDFGGDESGNYKVKIACPNLVSFNFLASWAPDFAFEDLDSLQNAFIFFDIIDRDERDNESCHILSKLLNELCEVKALKLSTAFLRFHFVLEERGFIPNSFNYLKSLVLSVSMADWVVPSIISLLNCSPNLEALTIYFEGEDCDDWKISNKSIFCLTCHLKTVELIHVAGDENELELVRFLLKNGHVLKKLSFSWMEDVENRKEIISRIMKLPRSSSNVALEFLEPKPHDDFLKY; encoded by the exons ATGGTAGTTTGCCTCGAAAGCCCTAAATGCCGCGAGGATGATGGTGATAGACTATGCAGTCTTCCAGAGCCCGTTATTCATCAAATATTCTCGTTCATGGAGACAATTGATGTTGTTAGAGCAAGCGCCGTTTCGCGAAAATGGAGGTATTTGTGGCTTTCAGTTCCTTATTTGAGCTTCGATATGAGCACAATCAGTTCAAACCCACAAGAAATATGGTCTCACGAAAAATTCAAAGATTTTGTCAACTGGGTATTACTGTCTCAGAGTGGGTCCGTTAGTATTCAACGATTTCGCCTTTACTGTTTGAGTTACGCTAATGATTATACAGTTTACAGATGGGTCTGTGCTGTGGCACGGCGAAACGTGCAAGTATTTGATCTGACTGTTTATGGAGAAGTAACTGAGTTACCCCATTGTCTTGTAACTTGTGAGTCATTGGAGGCACTGAAGTTAGCTTGTTGGCAGCTTCGCATGTGTGTTTTAAAGTTGCCTTTTTCTGTTGGTTTTAGTCGGCTCAAGTCTCTTGATTTACATAATGTTGAGTTTTTGGACCATAATTTGTTgcataaatttgtttcaagtCGACGCTTGCTTGAGAAACTGATATTGAAGTCATGCAGTTTTCGtgatttcaaaattcttgACATCTCTTCCACTAGTTTGAAAAGTTTGACTCTAGATGATTTTGGTGGGGATGAATCAGGCAATTACAAGGTTAAGATTGCATGCCCAAATCTTGTGTCTTTCAACTTTCTAGCTTCATGGGCACCTGACTTTGCCTTTGAGGACTTAGACTCTTTACAAAAtgcattcattttctttgatatTATTGATAGAGATGAGAGGGATAACGAAAGTTGTCATATTTTATCTAAACTCCTCAATGAGCTTTGTGAAGTTAAAGCTCTGAAACTATCGACTGCCTTTCTCCGG TTTCACTTTGTACTTGAAGAGCGGGGTTTTATTCCCAAttcattcaattatttgaagtCTTTAGTACTTTCTGTGAGCATGGCTGACTGGGTCGTGCCATCCATAATTAGCTTGCTCAACTGCTCTCCAAATTTAGAAGCTCttacaatatattttgaaGGG GAGGATTGCGATGATTGGAAAATATCGAACAAGTCTATTTTTTGCTTGACGTGTCATCTCAAGACAGTCGAGTTGATTCATGTTGCAGGTGATGAGAATGAACTTGAGTTGGTGAGATTTCTTCTAAAGAATGGACATGTATTGAAGAAATTGAGTTTTAGTTGGATGGAAGATGTTGAGAATCGAAAGGAGATTATCTCAAGGATAATGAAGCTTCCCAGATCATCTTCAAATGTTGCTCTGGAATTCCTCGAGCCTAAGCCGCATGatgattttctaaaatattaa
- the LOC102627556 gene encoding putative F-box/FBD/LRR-repeat protein At1g78760 isoform X2, translating into MVVCLESPKCREDDGDRLCSLPEPVIHQIFSFMETIDVVRASAVSRKWRYLWLSVPYLSFDMSTISSNPQEIWSHEKFKDFVNWVLLSQSGSVSIQRFRLYCLSYANDYTVYRWVCAVARRNVQVFDLTVYGEVTELPHCLVTCESLEALKLACWQLRMCVLKLPFSVGFSRLKSLDLHNVEFLDHNLLHKFVSSRRLLEKLILKSCSFRDFKILDISSTSLKSLTLDDFGGDESGNYKVKIACPNLVSFNFLASWAPDFAFEDLDSLQNAFIFFDIIDRDERDNESCHILSKLLNELCEVKALKLSTAFLREDCDDWKISNKSIFCLTCHLKTVELIHVAGDENELELVRFLLKNGHVLKKLSFSWMEDVENRKEIISRIMKLPRSSSNVALEFLEPKPHDDFLKY; encoded by the exons ATGGTAGTTTGCCTCGAAAGCCCTAAATGCCGCGAGGATGATGGTGATAGACTATGCAGTCTTCCAGAGCCCGTTATTCATCAAATATTCTCGTTCATGGAGACAATTGATGTTGTTAGAGCAAGCGCCGTTTCGCGAAAATGGAGGTATTTGTGGCTTTCAGTTCCTTATTTGAGCTTCGATATGAGCACAATCAGTTCAAACCCACAAGAAATATGGTCTCACGAAAAATTCAAAGATTTTGTCAACTGGGTATTACTGTCTCAGAGTGGGTCCGTTAGTATTCAACGATTTCGCCTTTACTGTTTGAGTTACGCTAATGATTATACAGTTTACAGATGGGTCTGTGCTGTGGCACGGCGAAACGTGCAAGTATTTGATCTGACTGTTTATGGAGAAGTAACTGAGTTACCCCATTGTCTTGTAACTTGTGAGTCATTGGAGGCACTGAAGTTAGCTTGTTGGCAGCTTCGCATGTGTGTTTTAAAGTTGCCTTTTTCTGTTGGTTTTAGTCGGCTCAAGTCTCTTGATTTACATAATGTTGAGTTTTTGGACCATAATTTGTTgcataaatttgtttcaagtCGACGCTTGCTTGAGAAACTGATATTGAAGTCATGCAGTTTTCGtgatttcaaaattcttgACATCTCTTCCACTAGTTTGAAAAGTTTGACTCTAGATGATTTTGGTGGGGATGAATCAGGCAATTACAAGGTTAAGATTGCATGCCCAAATCTTGTGTCTTTCAACTTTCTAGCTTCATGGGCACCTGACTTTGCCTTTGAGGACTTAGACTCTTTACAAAAtgcattcattttctttgatatTATTGATAGAGATGAGAGGGATAACGAAAGTTGTCATATTTTATCTAAACTCCTCAATGAGCTTTGTGAAGTTAAAGCTCTGAAACTATCGACTGCCTTTCTCCGG GAGGATTGCGATGATTGGAAAATATCGAACAAGTCTATTTTTTGCTTGACGTGTCATCTCAAGACAGTCGAGTTGATTCATGTTGCAGGTGATGAGAATGAACTTGAGTTGGTGAGATTTCTTCTAAAGAATGGACATGTATTGAAGAAATTGAGTTTTAGTTGGATGGAAGATGTTGAGAATCGAAAGGAGATTATCTCAAGGATAATGAAGCTTCCCAGATCATCTTCAAATGTTGCTCTGGAATTCCTCGAGCCTAAGCCGCATGatgattttctaaaatattaa